A window of the Planococcus citri chromosome 4, ihPlaCitr1.1, whole genome shotgun sequence genome harbors these coding sequences:
- the LOC135842914 gene encoding uncharacterized protein LOC135842914, protein MNFRIIICVYVLTYWNKCLGIVTTSSEFENEKTEKTSFTQNLEEVCLREIKCPNAKVEDLEAGDLIRFVECMKRKYDEVKSKAEEMKSMAEENIEAKFYYQSLFDVTERIEQFFAECWPRWAGARSKENHSKEAWEVLMLNSENPAILRLKTVLHQNEVSDEKFIHSVMLFEAGRNKEAHAVLLDPKREEAYKHLKKRLASTNQTESLIALDALIQAVDFMSQFSKTLPIQSSVLETIEKDVEEKRVSYRVLNIKNFPLFVRPKIMRVNIQGLIRDCPKQPGEQIKFPIMIFFSPTDILLVFRSFKEAYSIREMFMKRFKMQDADLIIMNIFKEPRLRAFSYIRVIPTNQGATAHLAVGLLNSAVRFKVKNNNAVIYCYLARCFDTITLDYDFLMRNLTGYHIDLLTEVKGLNNADYVDINDLQSIEYST, encoded by the exons ATGAATTTCCGTATTATAATTTGTGTTTACGTGTTAACTTATTGGAATAAGTGCCTAG GAATCGTTACAACCTCTTCcgaattcgaaaatgaaaaaactgaaaaaacatcT tttactcaaaatttggaagaaGTGTGCTTAAGGGAAATAAAATGTCCAAATGCTAAAGTTGAAGATTTGGAAGCTGGGGATCTCATACGTTTTGTCGAATGTATGAAGAGAAAATAT GATGAAGTGAAAAGTAAGGCGGAAGAGATGAAAAGTATGGCGGAGGAGAACATCgaagcaaaattttattaccAGTCACTGTTTGATGTTACTGAGCGTATCGAACAATTTTTTGCGGAATGTTGGCCAAGATGGGCTGGTGCAAGGTCCAAAGAAAACCATTCCAAGGAAGCATGGGAAGTCCTCATGCTAAACTCAGAAAACCCAGCAATACTCCGACTGAAAACGGTATTACACCAAAATGAAGTATCCGACGAGAAGTTTATCCATAGTGTAATGTTATTTGAAGCCGGAAGAAACAAGGAGGCCCATGCTGTTTTACTTGACCCCAAAAGAGAGGAGGCGTACAAGCATCTGAAGAAACGCTTAGCTTCAACCAATCAAACGGAATCGCTCATTGCTTTAGACGCTCTTATTCAAGCGGTTGACTTTatgtcacaattttcaaaaactctacCAATACAATCATCGGTTTTGGAAACAATCGAAAAGGACGTAGAAG aaaAAAGAGTTTCTTATCGAGTGTTGAACATCAAAAACTTTCCACTATTTGTCAGACCAAAAATAATGCGAGTG AATATTCAGGGCCTAATCAGAGACTGTCCAAAACAACCGGGCGAACAAATAAAATTCCCAATTATGATTTTCTTTTCACCGACGGATATACTTTTGGTATTTCGTTCCTTCAAGGAAGCTTATTCCATTCGTGAAATGTTTATG AAGCGATTCAAGATGCAAGATGCAGATTTGATtataatgaatattttcaaagaacCGAGACTCCGAGCGTTTAGCTACATTCGCGTTATTCCAACAAACCAGGGGGCTACTGCTCATTTGGCAGTAGGACTATTGAACAGCGCGGTTCGCTTTAAAGTGAAAAACAACAATGCTGTGATATATTGTTACTTGGCAAGGTGTTTCGATACAATTACGTTGGATTACGATTTTTTG ATGAGAAACTTGACTGGCTATCATATTGACTTGCTCACGGAAGTAAAAGGTTTGAATAACGCTGATTATGTAGACATTAACGATCTTCAGAGCATAGAATATTCAACGTGA